Proteins from one Panicum virgatum strain AP13 chromosome 7K, P.virgatum_v5, whole genome shotgun sequence genomic window:
- the LOC120641116 gene encoding uncharacterized protein LOC120641116, producing MDKRNRPVHYLIPCPRTRLGSTAPSLKTFMNTYAAQLQPQKRQISSTESPPEEPKRRKTRSSKKIQDDSTTSKAASPIPQTQVEILETEDAVQKAKGNSVESPGIDLLANQAINLSSQSQSEDMAPENIDPPPFSDHVAYHEPSPQEGCEASSANPYEKAPSPSLPDYGIDISKYFDEKEVSSLLMAKDNLVASSLNQLRDIFASSPKHGRFGPKFSGYQPNYWRS from the exons ATGGACAAGAGGAACAGACCTGTGCATTATTTGATTCCTTGTCCAAGAACAAGGCTAGGTTCTACTGCTCCTTCTTTGAAGACTTTCATGAACACATATGCTGCTCAACTTCAGCCTCAAAAACGGCAAATATCGAGTACTGAAAGTCCTCCAGAAGAACCCAAGAGAAGGAAAACTAGATCATCCAAG AAAATCCAGGATGACAGCACTACTTCTAAAGCAGCTTCTCCAATTCCTCAAACTCAAGTAGAAATTTTGGAGACAGAGGATGCGGTGCAAAAAGCCAAG GGAAATAGTGTTGAATCTCCTGGGATAGACCTCCTTGCTAATCAGGCTATCAATCTCTCAAGTCAAAGTCAATCTGAAG ATATGGCTCCTGAGAACATTGATCCTCCACCATTTTCTGATCATGTGGCTTATCATGAGCCAAGCCCACAAGAAGGATGTGAAGCATCATCGGCTAATCCTTATGAAAAG GCTCCTTCTCCCTCATTACCAGACTATGGCATAGATATTTCCAAATATTTTGATGAGAAAGAAGTTTCTTCCCTCCTTATGGCTAAGGACAATCTTGTTGCATCATCGTTGAACCAATTAAGGGACATTTTTGCCTCTTCTCCAAAGCACGGTAGATTTGGTCCAAAATTCTCAGGCTATCAGCCGAATTATTGGAGAAGTTAA